One Xenopus tropicalis strain Nigerian chromosome 8, UCB_Xtro_10.0, whole genome shotgun sequence genomic window carries:
- the LOC100494762 gene encoding gap junction delta-2 protein isoform X2: MQGGTWSLGRLVIHCIRILLTVVVIFRILIVAIVGETVYEDEQTMFMCNTLQPGCNQACYDRAFPISHIRYWVFQIILVCTPSLCFITYSVHQSAKQKDRRYSFLYPLLEKELPRENKRIKNINGILVQNQDISSKDEPDCLEVKEIPNTPKKAVKSTKVKRQEGISRFYIIQVFFRNALEIGFLAGQYFLYGFSVPPIFECNRYPCVKEVECYVSRPTEKTVFLVFMFAVSGICVLLNLAELNHLGWRKIKTAMRGVQARRKSVSDVRKKEPSTLAQVPTLGRTQSSESAYV; encoded by the exons ATGCAAGGTGGGACTTGGAGTCTTGGCAGGCTTGTGATACATTGTATCAG GATCCTATTGACCGTAGTGGTTATATTCCGGATTCTAATTGTGGCTATCGTTGGAGAGACAGTCTATGAAGATGAGCAGACAATGTTCATGTGCAATACACTTCAACCTGGTTGTAACCAAGCGTGCTATGATAGAGCATTTCCCATTTCTCACATTCGCTACTGGGTATTTCAGATCATTTTGGTTTGCACACCCAGTCTCTGCTTCATTACCTACTCTGTGCACCAGTCAGCCAAGCAGAAAGACCGAAGATATTCCTTTCTATATCCCTTATTGGAGAAGGAACTCCCAAGAGAGAacaaaagaattaaaaatattaaCGGTATTCTAGTGCAAAATCAGGACATTTCCTCCAAAGATGAGCCGGACTGCTTGGAGGTCAAGGAAATTCCAAACACTCCTAAGAAAGCCGTCAAGAGTACAAAAGTCAAGCGTCAGGAGGGAATTTCTCGATTCTACATCATTCAGGTCTTTTTCAGGAATGCTCTAGAGATTGGGTTTTTGGCTGGACAATATTTTCTGTATGGCTTCAGTGTGCCTCCAATCTTTGAGTGTAACAGATACCCTTGTGTGAAGGAGGTAGAGTGCTATGTTTCAAGGCCCACTGAAAAGACTGTCTTCCTAGTCTTTATGTTTGCTGTCAGTGGCATCTGTGTTCTCTTAAACTTAGCAGAACTAAACCACCTTGGGTGGAGAAAGATCAAGACAGCTATGAGAGGGGTTCAAGCACGAAGAAAGTCAGTCTCCGATGTACGCAAAAAGGAGCCATCAACACTGGCCCAGGTTCCTACATTAGGTAGGACACAGTCCAGCGAGTCGGCTTATGTTTGA
- the LOC100494762 gene encoding gap junction delta-2 protein isoform X1 has protein sequence MGEWTILERLLEAAVQQHSTMIGRILLTVVVIFRILIVAIVGETVYEDEQTMFMCNTLQPGCNQACYDRAFPISHIRYWVFQIILVCTPSLCFITYSVHQSAKQKDRRYSFLYPLLEKELPRENKRIKNINGILVQNQDISSKDEPDCLEVKEIPNTPKKAVKSTKVKRQEGISRFYIIQVFFRNALEIGFLAGQYFLYGFSVPPIFECNRYPCVKEVECYVSRPTEKTVFLVFMFAVSGICVLLNLAELNHLGWRKIKTAMRGVQARRKSVSDVRKKEPSTLAQVPTLGRTQSSESAYV, from the coding sequence GATCCTATTGACCGTAGTGGTTATATTCCGGATTCTAATTGTGGCTATCGTTGGAGAGACAGTCTATGAAGATGAGCAGACAATGTTCATGTGCAATACACTTCAACCTGGTTGTAACCAAGCGTGCTATGATAGAGCATTTCCCATTTCTCACATTCGCTACTGGGTATTTCAGATCATTTTGGTTTGCACACCCAGTCTCTGCTTCATTACCTACTCTGTGCACCAGTCAGCCAAGCAGAAAGACCGAAGATATTCCTTTCTATATCCCTTATTGGAGAAGGAACTCCCAAGAGAGAacaaaagaattaaaaatattaaCGGTATTCTAGTGCAAAATCAGGACATTTCCTCCAAAGATGAGCCGGACTGCTTGGAGGTCAAGGAAATTCCAAACACTCCTAAGAAAGCCGTCAAGAGTACAAAAGTCAAGCGTCAGGAGGGAATTTCTCGATTCTACATCATTCAGGTCTTTTTCAGGAATGCTCTAGAGATTGGGTTTTTGGCTGGACAATATTTTCTGTATGGCTTCAGTGTGCCTCCAATCTTTGAGTGTAACAGATACCCTTGTGTGAAGGAGGTAGAGTGCTATGTTTCAAGGCCCACTGAAAAGACTGTCTTCCTAGTCTTTATGTTTGCTGTCAGTGGCATCTGTGTTCTCTTAAACTTAGCAGAACTAAACCACCTTGGGTGGAGAAAGATCAAGACAGCTATGAGAGGGGTTCAAGCACGAAGAAAGTCAGTCTCCGATGTACGCAAAAAGGAGCCATCAACACTGGCCCAGGTTCCTACATTAGGTAGGACACAGTCCAGCGAGTCGGCTTATGTTTGA